A part of Aspergillus oryzae RIB40 DNA, chromosome 7 genomic DNA contains:
- a CDS encoding putative C2H2 transcription factor (Con7) (predicted protein), with the protein MDNRPASEYAQSGSHFPYPPSVAPHSELPAADQASAAATAQYTPQPEVRPNPQYTPQPEVRPAANISSSNTPQSDYGLNQPPPAARSPAYPDYLARPPQYHHAPNTQAGGAAGMAQATSPSMHTLHDGLQNDHRNHTNVKSDADVPIDPSIAASSPTYPPPYSPYQPQGHEMAQYQGHPPPPPPQMYARPDWSHGYGQHQHGLPGPYTTPATTVGPASPAATAGPRPGQVYSFVPIPGAQQHKRPRRRYEEIERMYKCGWNGCEKAYGTLNHLNAHVTMQSHGAKRTPEEFKEIRKEWKARKKEEEAQRKAAEERERAAAAQAAQANQVDAPGPGDPAQAGQPPAYPGSVRPQLPPIGYQPADGQVPGQYGAPGGGMVYQGNGQMAYPPNYPHSPYGQSGQVYQQRK; encoded by the exons ATGGACAACAGACCGGCTTCGGAGTACGCGCAGTCAGGTTCGCactttccatatccaccgTCTGTCGCGCCCCATTCTGAACTTCCAGCTGCAGACCAggcatctgctgctgctactgctcAATACACGCCTCAGCCTGAGGTGCGCCCCAATCCTCAATACACACCGCAACCCGAGGTTCGCCCCGCCGCCAatatttcctcttccaacaCGCCGCAGTCGGACTACGGTCTGAATCAGCCGCCACCAGCCGCGCGCTCTCCAGCTTATCCTGATTACCTCGCCCGCCCGCCCCAGTACCATCACGCGCCGAACACACAGGCCGGTGGTGCGGCAGGTATGGCTCAAGCAACAAGTCCGTCTATGCATACCCTCCATGATGGGCTGCAAAATGACCATCGCAATCACACGAACGTAAAGTCTGACGCAGACGTTCCTATAGATCCCTCAATCGCGGCCTCTAGCCCTACCTATCCTCCTCCCTACTCGCCTTATCAGCCACAGGGTCATGAAATGGCCCAGTATCAAGGTcaccctcctccgccgcctccaCAGATGTATGCGCGTCCAGATTGGTCGCATGGGTATGGTCAACATCAGCACGGTCTGCCTGGACCCTATACCACTCCTGCCACAACGGTTGGTCCCGCCTCCCCTGCTGCGACCGCAGGGCCGCGCCCTGGCCAG GTCTACTCATTCGTTCCGATTCCCGGTGCGCAACAGCACAAGCGACCCCGTCGTCGGTATGAGGAAATCGAGCGTATGTACAAGTGTGGATGGAATGGCTGTGAAAAGGCATATGGTACACTGAACCACTTGAACGCGCACGTTACCATGCAGTCTCATGGAGCCAAGCGCACTCCTGAAG AATTCAAGGAAATTCGCAAAGAGTGGAAGGCTcgcaagaaggaggaagaggctcagCGCAAGGCCGCCGAGGAGCGTGAAcgtgctgctgctgctcagGCTGCGCAAGCCAACCAAGTTGATGCTCCTGGCCCTGGCGATCCGGCGCAGGCCGGTCAGCCTCCCGCCTACCCGGGCAGTGTCCGTCCTCAGCTGCCCCCGATCGGGTATCAGCCCGCTGACGGCCAGGTGCCTGGTCAGTACGGAGCTCCTGGCGGTGGCATGGTTTATCAGGGCAACGGACAGATGGCCTATCCTCCAAACTACCCTCACTCGCCTTACGGCCAGAGCGGTCAAGTATATCAGCAACGTAAGTAG